A stretch of the Peromyscus leucopus breed LL Stock chromosome 10, UCI_PerLeu_2.1, whole genome shotgun sequence genome encodes the following:
- the Xpo1 gene encoding exportin-1 isoform X1 produces the protein MPAIMTMLADHAARQLLDFSQKLDINLLDNVVNCLYHGEGAQQRMAQEVLTHLKEHPDAWTRVDTILEFSQNMNTKYYGLQILENVIKTRWKILPRNQCEGIKKYVVGLIIKTSSDPTCVEKEKVYIGKLNMILVQILKQEWPKHWPTFISDIVGASRTSESLCQNNMVILKLLSEEVFDFSSGQITQVKAKHLKDSMCNEFSQIFQLCQFVMENSQNAPLVHATLETLLRFLNWIPLGYIFETKLISTLIYKFLNVPMFRNVSLKCLTEIAGVSVSQYEEQFETLFTLTMMQLKQMLPLNTNIRLAYSNGKDDEQNFIQNLSLFLCTFLKEHGQLLEKRLNLREALMEALHYMLLVSEVEETEIFKICLEYWNHLAAELYRESPFSTSASPLLSGSQHFDIPPRRQLYLTVLSKVRLLMVSRMAKPEEVLVVENDQGEVVREFMKDTDSINLYKNMRETLVYLTHLDYVDTEIIMTKKLQNQVNGTEWSWKNLNTLCWAIGSISGAMHEEDEKRFLVTVIKDLLGLCEQKRGKDNKAIIASNIMYIVGQYPRFLRAHWKFLKTVVNKLFEFMHETHDGVQDMACDTFIKIAQKCRRHFVQVQVGEVMPFIDEILNNINTIICDLQPQQVHTFYEAVGYMIGAQTDQTVQEHLIEKYMLLPNQVWDSIIQQATKNVDILKDPETVKQLGSILKTNVRACKAVGHPFVIQLGRIYLDMLNVYKCLSENISAAIQANGEMVTKQPLIRSMRTVKRETLKLISGWVSRSNDPQMVAENFVPPLLDAVLIDYQRNVPAAREPEVLSTMAIIVNKLGGHITAEIPQIFDAVFECTLNMINKDFEEYPEHRTNFFLLLQAVNSHCFPAFLAIPPAQFKLVLDSIIWAFKHTMRNVADTGLQILFTLLQNVAQEEAAAQSFYQTYFCDILQHIFSVVTDTSHTAGLTMHASILAYMFNLVEEGKISTPLNPGNPVNNQVFIQEYVANLLKSAFPHLQDAQVKLFVTGLFSLNQDIPAFKEHLRDFLVQIKEFAGEDTSDLFLEERETALRQAQEEKHKLQMSVPGILNPHEIPEEMCD, from the exons ATGCCAGCAATTATGACAATGTTAGCAGACCATGCAGCTCGTCAGCTGCTTGATTTCAGCCAAAAACTGGATATCAATCTCTTAGACAATGTGGTGAATTGCTTATACCATGGAGAAGGAGCCCAG CAAAGAATGGCTCAAGAAGTATTGACACATTTAAAGGAACATCCTGATGCTTGGACACGCGTCGACACGATATTGGAGTTTTCGCAGAACATGAACACGAAA TATTATGGACTACAGATTTTGGAAAATGTGataaaaacaaggtggaagattCTTCCAAGGAACCAGTGTGAAG gaATAAAAAAATACGTTGTTGGCCTCATTATCAAGACATCCTCCGACCCAACTTGTGTAGAG aAAGAAAAGGTGTATATTGGGAAGTTAAATATGATTCTTGTTCAG atACTTAAGCAAGAGTGGCCGAAGCACTGGCCAACTTTTATCAGCGACATTGTTGGAGCAAGTAGGACCAGTGAGAGTCTGTGTCAGAATAATATGGTGATTCTTAAACTCTTGAGTGAAGAAGTATTTGATTTCTCTAGTGGACAGATAACCCAAGTGAAAGCAAAGCATTTAAAAGACAG CATGTGCAATGAGTTCTCACAGATATTTCAGCTCTGCCAGTTTGTGATG GAAAATTCCCAAAATGCTCCTCTTGTACATGCAACCTTAGAAACACTGCTGAGATTTCTGAACTGGATTCCACTGGGATACATATTTGAGACCAAGTTAATCAGCACATTAATTTACAAG TTCCTGAATGTTCCAATGTTTCGAAATGTGTCTCTAAAGTGCCTCACTGAGATTGCTGGTGTGAGTGTGAGCCAGTATGAGGAACAGTTTGAAACTCTGTTTACACTCACAATGATGCAGCTAAAGCAG ATGCTTCCTTTAAATACTAATATTCGACTTGCGTATTCCAATGGAAAAGATGATGagcagaactttattcaaaatcTCAGTCTTTTTCTCTGCACCTTTCTAAAGGAACATGGTCAACTTTTAGAAAAAAGACTGAATCTCAGGGAAGCACTCATGGAG GCCCTTCATTATATGTTGTTGGTATCTGAAGTGGAAGaaactgaaatttttaaaatctgtcttgAGTACTGGAATCATTTGGCAGCTGAGCTCTACAGAGAGAGTCCATTTTCTACATCTGCTTCTCCATTGTTATCTGGAAGTCAGCATTTTGATATTCCTCCTCGGCGACAGTTGTACTTGACTGTGTTATCGAAG GTCCGTTTATTGATGGTTAGTCGCATGGCTAAACCAGAGGAGGTACTGGTTGTAGAAAATGATCAGGGAGAAGTTGTAAGAGAGTTCATGAAGGATACCGATTCCATAAATTTGTATAAGAATATGAGAGAAACATTAG tttatcTTACTCATCTGGATTATGTAGATACGGAAATAATAATGACTAAGAAACTTCAAAATCAAGTGAATGGTACAGAATGGTCATGGAAAAATTTGAACACACTGTGTTGGGCGATAGGCTCCATCAGTGGCGCGATGCATGAGGAAGATGAGAAGCGGTTTCTTGTCACTGTTATTAAG GATCTTTTAGGATTATGTGAGCAGAAAAGAGGCAAAGATAATAAAGCTATTATTGCATCGAATATCATGTACATAGTAGGTCAATACCCAAGGTTTTTGAGAGCACATTGGAAATTTTTGAAGACAGTAGTAAACAAGCTGTTTGAATTCATGCATG AGACCCATGATGGAGTCCAGGACATGGCTTGTGACACATTCATTAAAATAGCTCAGAAATGCCGCAGACATTTTGTTCAGGTTCAAGTTGGAGAAGTAATGCCATTTATTGATGAGATTTTAAACAACATAAATACTATCATTTGTGATCTTCAGCCTCAGCAG GTTCATACATTTTATGAAGCTGTGGGATATATGATTGGTGCACAGACAGACCAGACAGTTCAAGAGCATTTGATAGAAAAATACATGCTACTTCCTAATCAAGTATGGGACAGTATAATTCAGCAGGCAACCAAg AATGTGGATATCCTGAAAGATCCAGAAACAGTCAAGCAGCTGGGtagcatattaaaaacaaatgtgaGAGCCTGCAAAGCTGTTGGACATCCCTTTGTAATTCAGCTTGGGAGAATTTATTTAGACATGCTCAATGTATATAAGTGCCTCAGTGAAAATATCTCTGCAGCTATTCAAGCTAATG GTGAAATGGTTACAAAACAACCATTGATTAGAAGTATGCGGACAGTAAAAAGGGAAACTTTAAAGTTAATATCTGGTTGGGTGAGCCGTTCCAATGATCCTCAGATG GTAGCTGAAAACTTTGTTCCTCCTTTGTTGGATGCAGTTCTCATTGATTACCAGAGAAACGTCCCAGCTGCTAGAGAACCAGAAGTGCTTAGTACTATGGCCATTATTGTCAACAAATTAGGCGGACATATAACAGCTGAAATACCTCAAATATTTGATGCAGTTTTTGAGTGCACATTGAATATGATAAATAAG GATTTTGAAGAATATCCGGAACACAGAACAAACTTCTTCTTATTACTTCAGGCTGTCAATTCTCATTGTTTCCCAGCATTCCTAGCTATTCCACCTGCACAGTTTAAGCTTGTTTTGGATTCTATTATTTGGGCTTTTAAACATACTATGAGGAATGTTGCAGATACAG GCTTACAGATACTTTTTACACTTTTACAAAACGTTGCACAAGAGGAAGCTGCAGCACAGAGTTTTTACCAAACTTATTTTTGTGATATTCTTCAGCATATTTTTTCTGTTGTGACGGACACCTCACATACTGCGG GCTTAACAATGCATGCCTCAATTCTTGCATATATGTTTAATTTGgttgaagaaggaaaaataagtaCACCGCTAAATCCTGGAAATCCAGTTAACAACCAAGTGTTTATTCAAGAATACGTGGCTAATCTCCTTAAGTCTGCGTTCCCTCATCTACAAGA TGCTCAAGTGAAGCTCTTTGTAACAGGACTTTTCAGCTTAAATCAGGATATTCCTGCTTTCAAGGAACATCTAAGGGATTTCTTAGTACAAATAAAG GAGTTTGCAGGTGAAGATACCTCTGATCTAtttttggaagaaagagaaacagcgCTTCGACAGGCTCAGGAGGAGAAGCATAAACTTCAAATGTCCGTACCTGGGATTCTTAATCCACATGAAATTCCAGAAGAAATGTGTGATTAA
- the Xpo1 gene encoding exportin-1 isoform X2, which produces MIRGTERKQQYYGLQILENVIKTRWKILPRNQCEGIKKYVVGLIIKTSSDPTCVEKEKVYIGKLNMILVQILKQEWPKHWPTFISDIVGASRTSESLCQNNMVILKLLSEEVFDFSSGQITQVKAKHLKDSMCNEFSQIFQLCQFVMENSQNAPLVHATLETLLRFLNWIPLGYIFETKLISTLIYKFLNVPMFRNVSLKCLTEIAGVSVSQYEEQFETLFTLTMMQLKQMLPLNTNIRLAYSNGKDDEQNFIQNLSLFLCTFLKEHGQLLEKRLNLREALMEALHYMLLVSEVEETEIFKICLEYWNHLAAELYRESPFSTSASPLLSGSQHFDIPPRRQLYLTVLSKVRLLMVSRMAKPEEVLVVENDQGEVVREFMKDTDSINLYKNMRETLVYLTHLDYVDTEIIMTKKLQNQVNGTEWSWKNLNTLCWAIGSISGAMHEEDEKRFLVTVIKDLLGLCEQKRGKDNKAIIASNIMYIVGQYPRFLRAHWKFLKTVVNKLFEFMHETHDGVQDMACDTFIKIAQKCRRHFVQVQVGEVMPFIDEILNNINTIICDLQPQQVHTFYEAVGYMIGAQTDQTVQEHLIEKYMLLPNQVWDSIIQQATKNVDILKDPETVKQLGSILKTNVRACKAVGHPFVIQLGRIYLDMLNVYKCLSENISAAIQANGEMVTKQPLIRSMRTVKRETLKLISGWVSRSNDPQMVAENFVPPLLDAVLIDYQRNVPAAREPEVLSTMAIIVNKLGGHITAEIPQIFDAVFECTLNMINKDFEEYPEHRTNFFLLLQAVNSHCFPAFLAIPPAQFKLVLDSIIWAFKHTMRNVADTGLQILFTLLQNVAQEEAAAQSFYQTYFCDILQHIFSVVTDTSHTAGLTMHASILAYMFNLVEEGKISTPLNPGNPVNNQVFIQEYVANLLKSAFPHLQDAQVKLFVTGLFSLNQDIPAFKEHLRDFLVQIKEFAGEDTSDLFLEERETALRQAQEEKHKLQMSVPGILNPHEIPEEMCD; this is translated from the exons ATGAttagaggaacagaaagaaagcaaCAG TATTATGGACTACAGATTTTGGAAAATGTGataaaaacaaggtggaagattCTTCCAAGGAACCAGTGTGAAG gaATAAAAAAATACGTTGTTGGCCTCATTATCAAGACATCCTCCGACCCAACTTGTGTAGAG aAAGAAAAGGTGTATATTGGGAAGTTAAATATGATTCTTGTTCAG atACTTAAGCAAGAGTGGCCGAAGCACTGGCCAACTTTTATCAGCGACATTGTTGGAGCAAGTAGGACCAGTGAGAGTCTGTGTCAGAATAATATGGTGATTCTTAAACTCTTGAGTGAAGAAGTATTTGATTTCTCTAGTGGACAGATAACCCAAGTGAAAGCAAAGCATTTAAAAGACAG CATGTGCAATGAGTTCTCACAGATATTTCAGCTCTGCCAGTTTGTGATG GAAAATTCCCAAAATGCTCCTCTTGTACATGCAACCTTAGAAACACTGCTGAGATTTCTGAACTGGATTCCACTGGGATACATATTTGAGACCAAGTTAATCAGCACATTAATTTACAAG TTCCTGAATGTTCCAATGTTTCGAAATGTGTCTCTAAAGTGCCTCACTGAGATTGCTGGTGTGAGTGTGAGCCAGTATGAGGAACAGTTTGAAACTCTGTTTACACTCACAATGATGCAGCTAAAGCAG ATGCTTCCTTTAAATACTAATATTCGACTTGCGTATTCCAATGGAAAAGATGATGagcagaactttattcaaaatcTCAGTCTTTTTCTCTGCACCTTTCTAAAGGAACATGGTCAACTTTTAGAAAAAAGACTGAATCTCAGGGAAGCACTCATGGAG GCCCTTCATTATATGTTGTTGGTATCTGAAGTGGAAGaaactgaaatttttaaaatctgtcttgAGTACTGGAATCATTTGGCAGCTGAGCTCTACAGAGAGAGTCCATTTTCTACATCTGCTTCTCCATTGTTATCTGGAAGTCAGCATTTTGATATTCCTCCTCGGCGACAGTTGTACTTGACTGTGTTATCGAAG GTCCGTTTATTGATGGTTAGTCGCATGGCTAAACCAGAGGAGGTACTGGTTGTAGAAAATGATCAGGGAGAAGTTGTAAGAGAGTTCATGAAGGATACCGATTCCATAAATTTGTATAAGAATATGAGAGAAACATTAG tttatcTTACTCATCTGGATTATGTAGATACGGAAATAATAATGACTAAGAAACTTCAAAATCAAGTGAATGGTACAGAATGGTCATGGAAAAATTTGAACACACTGTGTTGGGCGATAGGCTCCATCAGTGGCGCGATGCATGAGGAAGATGAGAAGCGGTTTCTTGTCACTGTTATTAAG GATCTTTTAGGATTATGTGAGCAGAAAAGAGGCAAAGATAATAAAGCTATTATTGCATCGAATATCATGTACATAGTAGGTCAATACCCAAGGTTTTTGAGAGCACATTGGAAATTTTTGAAGACAGTAGTAAACAAGCTGTTTGAATTCATGCATG AGACCCATGATGGAGTCCAGGACATGGCTTGTGACACATTCATTAAAATAGCTCAGAAATGCCGCAGACATTTTGTTCAGGTTCAAGTTGGAGAAGTAATGCCATTTATTGATGAGATTTTAAACAACATAAATACTATCATTTGTGATCTTCAGCCTCAGCAG GTTCATACATTTTATGAAGCTGTGGGATATATGATTGGTGCACAGACAGACCAGACAGTTCAAGAGCATTTGATAGAAAAATACATGCTACTTCCTAATCAAGTATGGGACAGTATAATTCAGCAGGCAACCAAg AATGTGGATATCCTGAAAGATCCAGAAACAGTCAAGCAGCTGGGtagcatattaaaaacaaatgtgaGAGCCTGCAAAGCTGTTGGACATCCCTTTGTAATTCAGCTTGGGAGAATTTATTTAGACATGCTCAATGTATATAAGTGCCTCAGTGAAAATATCTCTGCAGCTATTCAAGCTAATG GTGAAATGGTTACAAAACAACCATTGATTAGAAGTATGCGGACAGTAAAAAGGGAAACTTTAAAGTTAATATCTGGTTGGGTGAGCCGTTCCAATGATCCTCAGATG GTAGCTGAAAACTTTGTTCCTCCTTTGTTGGATGCAGTTCTCATTGATTACCAGAGAAACGTCCCAGCTGCTAGAGAACCAGAAGTGCTTAGTACTATGGCCATTATTGTCAACAAATTAGGCGGACATATAACAGCTGAAATACCTCAAATATTTGATGCAGTTTTTGAGTGCACATTGAATATGATAAATAAG GATTTTGAAGAATATCCGGAACACAGAACAAACTTCTTCTTATTACTTCAGGCTGTCAATTCTCATTGTTTCCCAGCATTCCTAGCTATTCCACCTGCACAGTTTAAGCTTGTTTTGGATTCTATTATTTGGGCTTTTAAACATACTATGAGGAATGTTGCAGATACAG GCTTACAGATACTTTTTACACTTTTACAAAACGTTGCACAAGAGGAAGCTGCAGCACAGAGTTTTTACCAAACTTATTTTTGTGATATTCTTCAGCATATTTTTTCTGTTGTGACGGACACCTCACATACTGCGG GCTTAACAATGCATGCCTCAATTCTTGCATATATGTTTAATTTGgttgaagaaggaaaaataagtaCACCGCTAAATCCTGGAAATCCAGTTAACAACCAAGTGTTTATTCAAGAATACGTGGCTAATCTCCTTAAGTCTGCGTTCCCTCATCTACAAGA TGCTCAAGTGAAGCTCTTTGTAACAGGACTTTTCAGCTTAAATCAGGATATTCCTGCTTTCAAGGAACATCTAAGGGATTTCTTAGTACAAATAAAG GAGTTTGCAGGTGAAGATACCTCTGATCTAtttttggaagaaagagaaacagcgCTTCGACAGGCTCAGGAGGAGAAGCATAAACTTCAAATGTCCGTACCTGGGATTCTTAATCCACATGAAATTCCAGAAGAAATGTGTGATTAA